A genome region from Streptomyces sp. NBC_01296 includes the following:
- a CDS encoding DUF3052 domain-containing protein gives MSATADHAESLAARLGFQSEQVVQEIGYDEDVDQEFRDAVEKLVSELADEDYDDVADAVLLWFRDEDGDLTDALVDATELVEDGALILLLTPKTGRDGFVEASDISEAAETAGLSLAKGLPVGKQWTSTKLVTPKTAAKTKR, from the coding sequence GTGAGCGCGACCGCGGACCACGCGGAGAGCCTGGCCGCCCGGCTGGGTTTCCAGTCCGAACAGGTGGTCCAGGAGATCGGCTACGACGAGGACGTCGATCAGGAATTCCGTGATGCCGTCGAGAAGCTCGTCAGCGAGCTCGCAGACGAGGACTACGACGACGTCGCCGACGCGGTGTTGCTGTGGTTCCGCGACGAGGACGGCGATCTGACGGACGCCCTGGTCGACGCGACCGAGCTGGTCGAGGACGGCGCACTGATCCTGCTGCTGACCCCCAAGACGGGCCGTGACGGCTTCGTCGAGGCCAGCGACATCAGCGAGGCCGCCGAGACCGCCGGCCTCTCCCTCGCCAAGGGCCTGCCCGTCGGCAAGCAGTGGACGTCCACGAAGCTGGTGACGCCCAAGACCGCGGCCAAGACCAAGCGCTGA
- a CDS encoding peptidase inhibitor family I36 protein, with amino-acid sequence MRTSSPARSTTVLAATVLALAAFVPSTAGTAHAAGPPPGKAPACAAGQLCLWAKPEFKGTRHAHELSTMDINSCTALPAGTSAQSLVNRTGRPVTTYQSAECAETGEFQTYPGDGVQLPQSLYLVRAFKVWER; translated from the coding sequence ATGCGTACGAGTTCACCCGCACGGTCCACCACCGTCCTCGCCGCGACCGTCCTGGCCCTCGCCGCGTTCGTCCCGAGCACGGCAGGCACCGCACACGCCGCCGGCCCGCCGCCGGGCAAGGCCCCCGCCTGCGCCGCCGGGCAGCTGTGCCTGTGGGCGAAGCCGGAGTTCAAGGGCACCCGCCACGCCCACGAGCTGAGCACCATGGACATCAACAGCTGTACGGCACTGCCCGCCGGGACCAGCGCCCAGTCGCTGGTCAACCGCACCGGGCGGCCGGTGACCACCTACCAGTCGGCCGAATGCGCCGAGACCGGCGAGTTCCAGACCTACCCGGGCGACGGGGTCCAGCTGCCCCAATCGCTCTACCTGGTCAGGGCCTTCAAGGTGTGGGAACGCTAG
- a CDS encoding TetR family transcriptional regulator codes for MRTDERPAAAPGLRERKKRRTRDALLRAALLLFVAQGYEHTTVDEITDAVDVSQRTFFRYFANKEEAAFAVQDLVESHFVAALRSRPPAEGPLEALRGAVLGAWDTLDEALCDVVPVDLYMRTYRLIESTPALLAVHLRRSTGLEERIARLIAEREGLDVDSDPRPRLAVAAFYGVMRVTGRLWGQGEDASVASIRRMTEACLDQIGPALAAEWR; via the coding sequence GTGAGGACCGACGAGCGGCCGGCGGCGGCGCCCGGGCTGCGCGAACGCAAGAAGCGGCGCACCCGGGACGCGCTGCTGCGCGCCGCCCTGCTCCTCTTCGTCGCGCAGGGGTACGAGCACACCACCGTCGACGAGATCACCGACGCCGTGGACGTCTCCCAGCGGACCTTCTTCCGGTACTTCGCCAACAAGGAGGAGGCCGCCTTCGCCGTCCAGGACCTGGTCGAGTCGCACTTCGTCGCCGCGCTGCGCTCCCGGCCGCCCGCCGAGGGGCCGCTCGAGGCGCTGCGGGGCGCCGTGCTCGGCGCCTGGGACACCCTCGACGAGGCCCTCTGCGACGTGGTCCCGGTCGACCTGTACATGCGCACGTACCGGCTCATCGAGTCGACCCCGGCGCTGCTCGCCGTCCACCTGCGCCGCTCCACCGGGCTCGAGGAGCGGATCGCCCGGCTGATCGCCGAGCGTGAGGGGCTGGACGTGGACAGCGACCCGCGGCCGCGGCTGGCGGTCGCCGCGTTCTACGGAGTGATGAGGGTCACCGGGCGTCTGTGGGGGCAGGGAGAGGACGCCAGCGTGGCCTCGATCCGGCGGATGACCGAGGCCTGCCTTGACCAGATCGGCCCCGCGCTCGCCGCGGAGTGGCGCTGA
- the aceE gene encoding pyruvate dehydrogenase (acetyl-transferring), homodimeric type, whose protein sequence is MASASDRNPIIIGGLPSQVPDFDPEETQEWLDSLDAAVDERGRERARYLMLRLIERAREKRVAVPEMRSTDYVNTIATKDEPFFPGNEEIERKVLNATRWNAAVMVSRAQRPGIGVGGHIATFASSASLYDVGFNHFFRGKDEGDGGDQIFFQGHASPGIYARAYLLDRLSEQQLDAFRQEKSKAPYGLSSYPHPRLMPDFWEFPTVSMGLGPLGAIYQARMNRYMEARGIADTSKSHVWAYLGDGEMDEPESLGQLSIAAREGLDNLTFVVNCNLQRLDGPVRGNGKIIQELESQFRGAGWNVIKLIWDRSWDPLLAQDRDGILVNRMNSTPDGQFQTYATETGAYIRDHFFGDDQRLRAMVENMSDQQLLHLGRGGHDHKKIYAAYAAAKAHKGQPTVILAQTVKGWTLGPNFEGRNATHQMKKLTVDDLKRFRDRLHIPITDAQLEDGAPPYYHPGPGSPEIQYMHDRRSSLGGYVPTRVVRAKPLQLPDDKAYAAAKKGSGQQSIATTMAFVRILKDLMRDKEIGRRFVLIAPDEYRTFGMDAFFPSAKIYNPLGQQYEAVDRDLLLAYKESPTGQMLHDGISEAGCTASLIAAGSAYATHGEPLIPVYVFYSMFGFQRTGDQFWQMADQLARGFVLGATAGRTTLTGEGLQHADGHSQLLASTNPGCVAYDPAYGYEIAHIVKDGLRRMYGPESEDVFYYLTVYNEPIQHPAEPAGVDVDGILKGIHRVSTGSAGSIGAQIMASGVAVPWALEAQRILAEEWNVRADVWSATSWNELRREAVEVEEHNLLHPEEEQRVPYVTRKLSGAEGPFVAVSDWMRSVPDQISRWVPGAYTSLGADGFGFADTRGAARRFFHIDAQSVVLAVLTELAKEGKIDRSALKQAVDRYRLLDVSAADPGAAGGDA, encoded by the coding sequence GTGGCTTCCGCATCCGATCGCAATCCGATCATCATTGGCGGCCTGCCGAGCCAGGTCCCGGACTTCGATCCGGAGGAGACGCAGGAGTGGCTCGACTCCCTGGACGCCGCCGTCGACGAGCGGGGCCGTGAGCGCGCCCGCTATCTGATGCTGCGGCTGATCGAGCGGGCCCGCGAGAAGCGCGTGGCCGTGCCCGAGATGCGCAGCACGGACTACGTCAACACGATCGCCACCAAGGACGAGCCGTTCTTCCCCGGCAACGAGGAGATCGAGCGCAAGGTCCTGAACGCCACCCGGTGGAACGCGGCCGTCATGGTCTCGCGCGCCCAGCGTCCGGGGATCGGCGTCGGCGGCCACATCGCCACGTTCGCCTCCTCCGCCTCCCTCTACGACGTGGGCTTCAACCACTTCTTCCGGGGCAAGGACGAGGGCGACGGCGGCGACCAGATCTTCTTCCAGGGCCATGCCTCGCCCGGCATCTACGCGCGCGCCTACCTCCTGGACCGGCTCTCCGAGCAGCAGCTCGACGCGTTCCGGCAGGAGAAGTCGAAGGCCCCGTACGGCCTGTCCAGCTACCCGCACCCGCGGCTGATGCCGGACTTCTGGGAGTTCCCGACCGTCTCGATGGGCCTCGGCCCGCTCGGCGCGATCTACCAGGCCCGGATGAACCGGTACATGGAGGCGCGCGGGATCGCCGACACCTCGAAGTCACACGTTTGGGCGTATCTCGGCGACGGCGAGATGGACGAGCCGGAGTCGCTCGGCCAGCTGTCGATCGCGGCGCGCGAGGGCCTGGACAACCTGACCTTCGTCGTGAACTGCAACCTGCAGCGGCTCGACGGCCCGGTGCGCGGCAACGGCAAGATCATCCAGGAGCTGGAGTCGCAGTTCCGCGGCGCCGGCTGGAACGTCATCAAGCTGATCTGGGACCGCTCCTGGGACCCGCTGCTGGCGCAGGACCGCGACGGCATCCTGGTCAACAGGATGAACTCGACGCCGGACGGACAGTTCCAGACGTACGCCACCGAGACGGGCGCGTACATCCGCGACCACTTCTTCGGCGACGACCAGCGGCTGCGGGCGATGGTCGAGAACATGAGCGACCAGCAGCTGCTGCACCTGGGCCGCGGCGGCCACGACCACAAGAAGATCTACGCGGCGTACGCGGCGGCCAAGGCGCACAAGGGCCAGCCGACGGTGATCCTGGCGCAGACGGTCAAGGGCTGGACGCTCGGCCCGAACTTCGAGGGCCGCAACGCGACGCACCAGATGAAGAAGCTGACGGTCGACGACCTCAAGCGCTTCCGCGACCGCCTGCACATCCCGATCACGGACGCGCAGCTGGAGGACGGCGCCCCGCCCTACTACCACCCGGGCCCGGGCTCGCCGGAGATCCAGTACATGCACGACCGCCGCAGCTCGCTGGGCGGCTACGTGCCGACCCGCGTGGTGCGCGCGAAGCCGCTGCAGCTGCCGGACGACAAGGCGTACGCGGCGGCCAAGAAGGGCTCGGGCCAGCAGTCGATCGCCACGACGATGGCGTTCGTGCGCATCCTGAAGGACCTGATGCGGGACAAGGAGATCGGCAGGCGCTTCGTGCTGATCGCCCCGGACGAGTACCGCACCTTCGGCATGGACGCGTTCTTCCCGAGCGCCAAGATCTACAACCCGCTGGGCCAGCAGTACGAGGCGGTCGACCGCGACCTGCTGCTCGCGTACAAGGAGTCGCCGACCGGCCAGATGCTGCACGACGGCATCTCGGAGGCGGGCTGCACGGCCTCGCTGATCGCCGCGGGTTCGGCGTACGCGACGCACGGCGAGCCGCTGATCCCGGTCTACGTCTTCTACTCGATGTTCGGTTTCCAGCGCACGGGTGACCAGTTCTGGCAGATGGCCGATCAGCTGGCGCGCGGTTTCGTCCTGGGTGCGACCGCCGGCCGGACCACCCTGACGGGTGAGGGCCTGCAGCACGCCGACGGCCACTCCCAGCTGCTGGCGTCGACGAACCCGGGTTGCGTGGCGTACGACCCGGCGTACGGGTACGAGATCGCGCACATCGTCAAGGACGGCCTGCGGCGGATGTACGGGCCCGAGTCCGAGGACGTCTTCTACTACCTGACCGTCTACAACGAGCCGATCCAGCACCCGGCCGAGCCGGCCGGTGTCGACGTGGACGGGATCCTCAAGGGCATCCACCGGGTGTCCACGGGCTCGGCGGGCTCCATCGGGGCGCAGATCATGGCCTCGGGCGTGGCGGTGCCGTGGGCGCTGGAGGCCCAGCGGATCCTGGCCGAGGAGTGGAACGTCCGGGCGGACGTCTGGTCGGCGACCTCCTGGAACGAGCTGCGCCGTGAGGCCGTCGAGGTGGAGGAGCACAACCTGCTCCACCCGGAGGAGGAGCAGCGCGTCCCGTACGTGACGCGGAAGCTGTCGGGTGCGGAGGGACCGTTCGTGGCGGTCTCGGACTGGATGCGGTCCGTGCCGGACCAGATCTCGCGGTGGGTGCCCGGCGCGTACACCTCGCTGGGTGCGGACGGCTTCGGCTTCGCGGACACGCGCGGCGCGGCCCGGCGCTTCTTCCACATCGACGCGCAGTCGGTGGTGCTGGCGGTGCTCACCGAGCTGGCCAAGGAGGGCAAGATCGACCGTTCCGCGCTGAAGCAGGCCGTGGACCGGTACCGGCTGCTGGACGTCTCGGCGGCCGACCCGGGCGCCGCGGGTGGCGACGCGTAG
- a CDS encoding potassium channel family protein yields the protein MKEPSRQLRWERRSQTPLLVLAVAFTVAYAVPIVAPDADAVVHRACTVTEWVVWGAFAADYLMRLGLSTAKKAFVRTHWLDLGAVLLPMLQPLRLLRLVSTLLLVGRRARMAPQIRLTTYVAGAVVGLLMFGSLAVLSVERDAPDGNIKNLGDAVWWSFTTMTTVGYGDHSPTTGLGRVLAVGLMLSGIALLGVVTANIAAWFISRFERDDRVERAQTAAIAELAAEVRALRAEIGRLGGAAAPGAGADVPARVPEAAPAAGGASVPTP from the coding sequence ATGAAGGAACCCTCCCGCCAGCTGCGGTGGGAGCGGCGGAGCCAGACCCCGCTGCTCGTGCTCGCCGTGGCCTTCACCGTCGCCTACGCCGTGCCGATCGTCGCGCCCGACGCGGATGCGGTCGTGCACCGGGCGTGCACGGTCACCGAGTGGGTGGTGTGGGGGGCCTTCGCCGCCGACTACCTGATGAGGCTGGGCCTGTCGACGGCGAAGAAGGCGTTCGTGCGGACCCACTGGCTGGACCTGGGCGCGGTGCTGCTGCCGATGCTCCAGCCGCTGCGGCTGCTGCGGCTGGTGTCCACGCTGCTGCTGGTGGGCCGGCGGGCCCGGATGGCCCCGCAGATCCGGCTGACCACGTACGTGGCGGGGGCGGTGGTCGGGCTGCTGATGTTCGGCTCGCTCGCCGTGCTGAGCGTGGAGCGGGACGCGCCCGACGGCAACATCAAGAACCTGGGCGATGCCGTGTGGTGGAGCTTCACCACCATGACGACCGTCGGGTACGGGGACCACTCCCCCACCACCGGGCTCGGCCGGGTGCTCGCGGTGGGGCTGATGCTGTCGGGGATCGCCCTGCTCGGTGTGGTCACCGCCAACATCGCGGCCTGGTTCATCTCCCGTTTCGAGCGCGACGACCGGGTGGAGCGGGCGCAGACCGCCGCGATCGCCGAACTGGCCGCGGAGGTACGGGCGCTGCGCGCCGAGATCGGGCGCCTCGGCGGGGCGGCCGCCCCGGGCGCGGGAGCCGACGTACCGGCCCGGGTGCCCGAAGCGGCCCCGGCGGCGGGCGGCGCTAGCGTTCCCACACCTTGA
- a CDS encoding alpha/beta hydrolase: MVFIMLATTGWTAVHRPDAGTSLRAAALASWSTARIDGRPVPPADAPVRTVARFFAELDGSQRARLAEGYPLVVGNLDGAPAALRYRANLRGLEQAERVEEARSRDVSLTPADRTTAGRRSHRFESLALPGRQILAFDPTGGGRVAEVFGDLDGADRVSVIVPGVDTDVLTFERTQRRLIAPVGMAQSLYEAQRTQAPGSRTAVIAWAGYTAPTGVGMDAATGRMAMDGAVRLESLAAALPGDASVALFCHSYGSVVCGVAAHALPKRVTDVVVAGSPGMRAGSAAELHTSARVWATRDAGDWIADVPHLEVGGVGHGADPVSPDFGSRLLSSAGAKLHTGYFEPGTGSLDNFAKIGTGAFGSVVCATGDDACRRGISGTDGD, from the coding sequence GTGGTCTTCATCATGCTGGCGACCACCGGCTGGACCGCCGTGCACCGGCCCGACGCCGGGACCTCCCTGCGCGCCGCCGCCCTCGCCTCCTGGTCCACGGCCCGGATCGACGGCCGCCCGGTGCCGCCCGCCGATGCCCCCGTACGGACCGTGGCCCGGTTCTTCGCCGAGCTCGACGGATCCCAGCGGGCCCGGCTCGCCGAGGGGTACCCCCTGGTCGTCGGGAACCTCGACGGGGCGCCGGCCGCGCTGCGCTACCGGGCCAACCTGCGCGGCCTGGAGCAGGCCGAGCGCGTGGAGGAGGCCCGCAGCCGGGACGTCAGCCTCACCCCGGCAGACCGCACCACGGCCGGCCGGCGCTCCCACCGCTTCGAGTCCCTGGCCCTGCCGGGCCGGCAGATCCTCGCCTTCGACCCGACCGGCGGCGGCCGCGTCGCCGAGGTGTTCGGCGACCTGGACGGGGCCGACCGGGTCTCGGTGATCGTCCCCGGCGTCGACACCGACGTGCTCACCTTCGAGCGCACCCAGCGCCGCCTCATCGCGCCCGTCGGCATGGCGCAGTCGCTGTACGAGGCCCAGCGCACGCAGGCTCCCGGCAGCCGGACCGCCGTCATCGCCTGGGCCGGCTACACCGCTCCCACCGGGGTCGGCATGGACGCGGCGACCGGCCGGATGGCGATGGACGGGGCCGTACGGCTGGAGTCCCTGGCCGCTGCGCTGCCCGGCGACGCGAGCGTGGCGCTGTTCTGCCACAGCTACGGCTCGGTGGTGTGCGGGGTCGCCGCGCACGCGCTGCCGAAGCGGGTGACGGACGTGGTGGTGGCGGGCAGTCCCGGGATGCGCGCGGGGTCGGCGGCCGAGCTGCACACGTCGGCGCGGGTGTGGGCGACGCGGGACGCCGGGGACTGGATCGCGGACGTACCGCACCTGGAGGTCGGCGGGGTCGGCCACGGGGCGGACCCGGTGTCGCCGGACTTCGGATCGCGGCTGCTGTCCTCGGCCGGGGCGAAGCTCCACACCGGCTATTTCGAGCCAGGTACGGGATCCCTGGACAACTTCGCCAAAATCGGAACCGGCGCGTTCGGTTCCGTGGTGTGCGCGACCGGCGACGATGCGTGCCGCCGTGGAATTTCCGGGACAGACGG